From the Thermosynechococcus sp. genome, the window TAATTGACGAGCCCGGCTCGTTGGCCGGTAGGATCAATTCTCCTAAGCCACAACGAGGCCCTGAGGCCAGCCAGCGAATGTCATTGGCCATTTTGATCATCGCTGCCGCCAATGTTTTTAGGGCACCACTGAGCATCACTAGGGAATCGTGGGCTGCCAAGGCGGCAAAGGGATTCTCTGCTTTACAAAAGGGATACCCTGTCATTTGGGCCAATTCTGCGGCCACGCGATCGCCAAAACCAGCCGGGGCATTCAACCCCGTCCCTACCGCCGTAGCGCCAATGGCCAGGGGATACAGATGCTGCAGGGCATATTCAATATGGGCTTGGCAGGCGGCAATTTGACTGGCATAGCCAGAAAACTCTTGGCCAAGGGTCAAGGGCACGGCATCCATCAAGTGGGTGCGCCCAATTTTAATAATGTCAGCAAAGGTCGTCACTTTTTCCTGCAATACTCCTTGGAGGTGGCGCAGCCTTGGCAGCAGGCGCTCCTGCAGCGCAATCACTGTGGCAACATGCATGGCCGTAGGAAAGGTGTCATTGGAAGACTGGCTACAGTTCACGTGATCATTGGGGTGGATCGGGGTTTTGCTCCCCTTAGTGCCCCCCGCCAGCTCAATGGCACGGTTGGCAATCACCTCATTCACATTCATATTGGTTTGAGTGCCGCTGCCCGTCTGCCAGATGGAGAGGGGAAACTGATCATCCCACTGTCCTGCAATGACTTCATCGGCGGCTTGAAGAATCCATTTGGCTTTCTCAGGGTCTAAAACCCCCAAATCCCGGTTGGCGATCGCCGCCGCCCTCTTGAGCCGTGCCATGGCATGGATTACCTCTAGGGGCATCCGCTGACTGCCGATGGCAAAGTACTTGAGGGAACGTGCCGTCTGAGCGCCCCAATAGCAGTCCGCCGGCACTGCAATCGCCCCAAGGGAGTCGTATTCTATCCGTGTTTTCGTGGTCATGGTGAGTCATCCTGAGGGTGAGCACTCCTCTCTCATCATTGCAGAAGGAAAGCCAGGGCTACTTGGTCAATTGCCGTAGGCTTTGGGTTGGCGGCAGTGGCCCACTGTGGCCTGGGGAAAGCCAGCGGTGATAATTCCCTCTTACAATAGGGAAAGTTAGCGTTTGGGAGAGGCGCTCTGTGAGCATGCCGGCGATCGCCATCATTGACTACGATATGGGAAATTTGCACTCCGTCAGCAAAGCCCTTGAGGTCGTCGGCGCCCGCCCGTTCATTAGCGATCGCCCCTCGGAGATTTTCGCAGCGGATGCGGTGGTGCTTCCCGGCGTTGGTGCTTTTGCTCCCGCCATGGCTCAGCTTCAAGAGCGAGAACTGGTGCCCGTCATTGAGCAGATCATTGAGCAGGGAATGCCCTTTTTGGGGATTTGCCTTGGTCTCCAAGTGCTCTTTGAATGTAGTGAAGAGGGAACAGAACCTGGCCTTGGTCTTTTTGCAGGCAAAGTTAAACGCTTGCCGTCTGAACCTGGCCTCACCATCCCCCACATGGGCTGGAACCAACTGACCTTGACGCAATCCGCCTCTCCCCTTTGGCAACATCTACCACCGCGCCCTTGGGTCTATTTTGTCCACTCCTACTTTGTTGCCCCTGAGGATCCTTCATTAGTGGCCGCAACGGTGTGCCATGGTCAGCAAACGGTAACGGCAGCGATCGCTCGCAACAATCTATTTGCTTGTCAATTTCACCCCGAAAAGTCCGGTGCTGTGGGTCTGCAATTGCTGCGCAACTTTGTTGCCTTGATCAAAGATTGATGCCTAACGCTCTTGAGTCTTAAATCCATTGACTCCATTGAAGCAGTGACAGCCCGTTGAGCTAACGGTACCCATAAAAGCGGGTGGCAAAGTTTTGCGATCGCGTCGGGGACAGTTGACGTGCTTTCAAAATAGCAGCGGTGAGAAAGACATAGGCGACAATCCCCACCACTGCCAAACCCATCGGGCCAAAACGGGCAGCAGCCGTATTCCAAAGGGCGTGAAGGCCGGCGGCAAGCCCCAGGCCAACGGTGAAAATCAAGGCAGCGCGACGGGGTCGCAAGACACTCAGCCCCACACAATAGCCTAAATAGCCCGTATAGGCCATATGCCCCGTCAATGACCCTAACACCCGCGGAATGAGCACTTGCAGACCGGCTAAATTACCAAATTGACCGGCAATACTCGGGACGTACTGCCCAAGGGTTTCTGTCCACGTAAAACCGAGGCCGGCAGCCGCTCCCAAAAGAATGCCATCTAGGGGTTCCCATACGCCCACCTTTTGTTTCCACGGACTAGGGAGCCATCGCCCCAACCCATAGGCCACGGCAATTGGTAAGGCCTTGAGCAGCTCCTCCATTAATCCGGCACCAATGAAGTTACGGCTGAATAATACCCAAAATGAAGGATGGGGCGGATGCAGTTGGCCGGGTAAGACTGTGCGGAAGAGATAGATCATTACTGGCAACATCGGGCTTTGGAGAATCAAAATTTCCAGCGTCAACGTGCCTAGTAAAACCCATATCGGTTTGGATTTGCCACAGAGTTGATAGATGAAGTAATAGGCAGCACTCCCTAAGTAGAGCGCCAAGATGACTTTGAAGGCATCGGGGGAGCCAGCGGTGGCAAAGAGTAGGATGACCGCAACAACAGTAACCATCCCCGGTACCAGATAGGCCTTGCGTACCCAGTCGGGATGAATCGCCAAAATGGGCAGGAGTTGGGTGAGGGTAAGGGGTTGATCGGGCTGGGTGCTCACGACTTCGGTGAGGGGTAGGTATTCGAGGACAAATTCAGGCCCTCGGCGCCCTAATTGAATACGATCGCCCGCCTTGAGCACAGTTAAGGTTTCCACCCGCTGTTGATTGACATAGGTCCCATTGACACTCCCCAGGTCAGCGATCGCCCACAGGGGAATCGCGCCCCGCCTTTGACAGGTGAGTTGGGCATGGTGGCGAGAAACAGAGGTATAGAGGTGAGCGTCCAGGACAATATGACAAGTATCGGGATCACGGCCAATGATCGTCACATCCTCTTGGGAAAGCCAAAACTGCCCCCTTTCAGGGGAGACTTGTCGCAGCACACCCGCATACTTCAGGGTTGGATTGAGGGGGGAGCGATCGCGATTCATTCGTACCCCTATCCACTGCAAGGGGGACGATGGGAATCCCACAGTCCTACCTGCTTAGCACTCACACCCACTATACACTGGCCGCTTCATACTTCCTTATGATCGGGAGGGCGATCGCACCAGCACAGGGAACGAGAAAACTGGGGTAGCACTTTTGAGTAGAGGTTTACTTCGTAACTAGGAGTTGACAAAGGTCAGTACTTTGGGGGATGATAAAATTCTGTCGATTCGGGGCTATAGCTCAGTTGGTAGAGCACTTCAATGGCATTGAAGGGGTCAGCGGTTCGAATCCGCTTAGCTCCATCAAAGTTAGTAAAAAGTTAGTAAAACTTCTGGTTTTTCCTCATTGCCAGGCATAGTCATTCAGCGAATTCAGCGGCCTTTCGCTACTGTTGCCAAAGGATGAATGCATCAGACCCCCAATTTGAACTCAACCAAGTCTTGGCAGCTATCCAAGGCCTGTAGGCTGCTATTCAGACAATTCACAAAAGCTAGACACCCAAATTGCCACCACGAACGAGTGCTGTCAATACCTTAAAAATTGATGCTCCCAAGTTAAAGGTAAAGCAGCAAATTAAAGCAGCAAATCAAGGTCGTGGAAGCCCAATTGGGACAGCGCACTGACACCGTTCAGGTCACATTGCAGGACATCTCTAAACAGCACACAGGAACTGCTCCGCGGCCATGGGGCTTTCTTGTCGGACTATTGTAGCCACTGGTAGCCACAGTGGGCTTGTTGGCAAGGCTTTTGATATTGGACTTGCCTCAATCTTGATTGAGGGCTTGCTGGCGCAATATTCGCAGTAGTTTTTCTAAATGCCCTGGGAGAGGAGCGATCGCCACCATCTCTTCGCCACTCCGGGGATGCTGCAATTGTAAGCGATAGGCATGGAGAGCTTGGCCAGGAAGCTTCACTTTTAGGGGGCTGCCGCGGCCATAGAGGGGATCCCCCAACAGCGGCCAACCCAAATGGGCCGCATGGACGCGGATTTGATGGGTGCGCCCCGTTTCTAGGCGAAACTCCACAAGCGCACAGTGGCGAAAGCGCTCCTTCACGTACCAGTGAGTAATGGCAGTGCGGCCTTTTTCAGGGGGCACCACCGCCATCTTTTTGCGATCCACCGGGTGACGACCCATGGGCGTCATTACGGTTCCCCTGTCCTCAGGGGGTTGGCCATAGACAACACCAAGGTAGTGGCGCTGCATTTGCCGCGTTTTCAATTGTTGTTGCAGATGCTGGAGGGCAAACTCCGTTTTGGCGACAACCATTACCCCAGAGGTGTCTTTGTCTAGGCGATGCACAATCCCTGGCCGCTGGACACCGCCAATCCCCGTCAAATCAGGACAATGAGCTAATAAGCCGTGAACTAGCGTGCCGTGACGATGACCGGGGGCAGGATGCACCACTAAATCCACGGGTTTATTGAGAATCAGTAACTCCCCATCCTCATAGAGAATACTCAGGGGTAGGGGTTCAGGGACTAAATCCAATGGCTCTGGCGGAGGGAGCACTACCTGCAGTACCTCACCACCACTGAGGGGCTGATTTTTGCGATCGCAAACTTGACCATTGAGGCGTACGTGCCCCCGTTGGATCAACTGCTGCCAGCGCGATCGCGAGAACTCAGGATGCTGCTGGGCCAGGAACGTATCGAGGCGATCGCCCCCCTTTTTGACCTTGAAGGTTAGCGATGTCGTCATGCCCCCCAACTACACTAGCGTATGCCCAAGGGCTAAACCCACCACTAACATCCCCAGTACCAGGAAGGGCTGGGCACTGGCTTGGTACTTCACATCGTTCTTTAGGGGATCCCGCAGGAAGTACATATCCTGAAAGACAATCTGGGGAATAATCAGTAAAATCAGCAGCACAGCATAAAGATTGGCATGGATCGCCATTAGGTAGCCCGCAATCCCCAATTGGAAAATGTCAATCATCAGGACGCAGATCCAAGCGGCCGTGGTAATGCCAAACATCACAGGCAGAGACGCCAAACCCAGCTGGCGATCGCCCTCAACGCTTTTGAAGTCATTGACAATGGCAATCCCCAAGCCCGCCAGACTGTAAATCAAGGTCAAGATCACAATCGTTGGCGTCAATTCACCAAAAAGGGCGTGACCTGCCCACCACGGTAAGGCAATGTAGCTTGCTCCGAGGGCATAGTTTCCCAACCAACCATTCTTTTTCAGTTTCAGGGGCGGTGCAGAGTAAATATAGGCCAAAAAGCCCCCCAGCAAGGCAATTTTGGTCACGGGGAACGTGGGATGGTCAGCCCATAGATCGAGTAGAACCGCTAGAGCCAAACCCGCCACAAAAAGGAAAATAATCTGGGCGCGCACGTGATTCAGGGAAATTGCCCCCGATGGAATGGGACGGTAGGGTTCATTGATCGCATCAATCTCGCGATCGTAGTAATCGTTGAGTGTTTGGGTATAGCCAGCCATCAAAGGGCCCGACAGGAGCATACAGGTGGCTGCCTTGAGAATATCCTCCAGACTCCATGTAAATCCCCCCGAGGAGGCCGCACCACAGACCACCCCCCACATGAGGGGAATCCATGTAATCGGCTTCATCAATTGCAGGCG encodes:
- the fumC gene encoding class II fumarate hydratase, coding for MTTKTRIEYDSLGAIAVPADCYWGAQTARSLKYFAIGSQRMPLEVIHAMARLKRAAAIANRDLGVLDPEKAKWILQAADEVIAGQWDDQFPLSIWQTGSGTQTNMNVNEVIANRAIELAGGTKGSKTPIHPNDHVNCSQSSNDTFPTAMHVATVIALQERLLPRLRHLQGVLQEKVTTFADIIKIGRTHLMDAVPLTLGQEFSGYASQIAACQAHIEYALQHLYPLAIGATAVGTGLNAPAGFGDRVAAELAQMTGYPFCKAENPFAALAAHDSLVMLSGALKTLAAAMIKMANDIRWLASGPRCGLGELILPANEPGSSIMPGKVNPTQCEALTMVCVQVMGNDAAVAIAGSQGNFELNVYKPLIIHNVLQSIALLSDAVQSFTDHCLVGVEPNRQQIQTYVERSLMLVTALNPHIGYDKAATVAKKAYSEGKTLKEAALELGYLTAEEFDQWVRPELMLGEKGTS
- the hisH gene encoding imidazole glycerol phosphate synthase subunit HisH; this translates as MPAIAIIDYDMGNLHSVSKALEVVGARPFISDRPSEIFAADAVVLPGVGAFAPAMAQLQERELVPVIEQIIEQGMPFLGICLGLQVLFECSEEGTEPGLGLFAGKVKRLPSEPGLTIPHMGWNQLTLTQSASPLWQHLPPRPWVYFVHSYFVAPEDPSLVAATVCHGQQTVTAAIARNNLFACQFHPEKSGAVGLQLLRNFVALIKD
- a CDS encoding PrsW family glutamic-type intramembrane protease; amino-acid sequence: MNRDRSPLNPTLKYAGVLRQVSPERGQFWLSQEDVTIIGRDPDTCHIVLDAHLYTSVSRHHAQLTCQRRGAIPLWAIADLGSVNGTYVNQQRVETLTVLKAGDRIQLGRRGPEFVLEYLPLTEVVSTQPDQPLTLTQLLPILAIHPDWVRKAYLVPGMVTVVAVILLFATAGSPDAFKVILALYLGSAAYYFIYQLCGKSKPIWVLLGTLTLEILILQSPMLPVMIYLFRTVLPGQLHPPHPSFWVLFSRNFIGAGLMEELLKALPIAVAYGLGRWLPSPWKQKVGVWEPLDGILLGAAAGLGFTWTETLGQYVPSIAGQFGNLAGLQVLIPRVLGSLTGHMAYTGYLGYCVGLSVLRPRRAALIFTVGLGLAAGLHALWNTAAARFGPMGLAVVGIVAYVFLTAAILKARQLSPTRSQNFATRFYGYR
- a CDS encoding RluA family pseudouridine synthase; the protein is MTTSLTFKVKKGGDRLDTFLAQQHPEFSRSRWQQLIQRGHVRLNGQVCDRKNQPLSGGEVLQVVLPPPEPLDLVPEPLPLSILYEDGELLILNKPVDLVVHPAPGHRHGTLVHGLLAHCPDLTGIGGVQRPGIVHRLDKDTSGVMVVAKTEFALQHLQQQLKTRQMQRHYLGVVYGQPPEDRGTVMTPMGRHPVDRKKMAVVPPEKGRTAITHWYVKERFRHCALVEFRLETGRTHQIRVHAAHLGWPLLGDPLYGRGSPLKVKLPGQALHAYRLQLQHPRSGEEMVAIAPLPGHLEKLLRILRQQALNQD
- the chlG gene encoding chlorophyll synthase ChlG, with amino-acid sequence MTETPDSTTTSTSAESTTAAARQLLGMKGAKSGETNIWKIRLQLMKPITWIPLMWGVVCGAASSGGFTWSLEDILKAATCMLLSGPLMAGYTQTLNDYYDREIDAINEPYRPIPSGAISLNHVRAQIIFLFVAGLALAVLLDLWADHPTFPVTKIALLGGFLAYIYSAPPLKLKKNGWLGNYALGASYIALPWWAGHALFGELTPTIVILTLIYSLAGLGIAIVNDFKSVEGDRQLGLASLPVMFGITTAAWICVLMIDIFQLGIAGYLMAIHANLYAVLLILLIIPQIVFQDMYFLRDPLKNDVKYQASAQPFLVLGMLVVGLALGHTLV